In Halodesulfovibrio sp. MK-HDV, a single window of DNA contains:
- a CDS encoding amino acid ABC transporter permease, giving the protein MQHIFRKIFHYIHPDTRSVAVDIAMYLAVITVLIQSVFSGAEASGYNWQWSRVPRYVFTITDGSFHMGPLLTGLCVTLEIACYSMVLAFAFGLISVLFRSSKSIVARSIALLYVELIRNTPLMLQVLIMYFVIAPVLEMERFLSAVLALALFEGAYIAEIFRAGINSVPKGQWEAAESVGLSRFHIYRLVVLPQAIRATLPPLTGQAVSLVKDSALVSVIAIYDLTMQGQAIISETYLTFEIWFIVALIYLLITVSLSFVVHFLEKKYSYEL; this is encoded by the coding sequence ATGCAGCATATTTTCCGTAAAATTTTTCATTACATCCATCCTGACACTCGATCTGTTGCCGTCGATATAGCGATGTATCTCGCTGTAATCACAGTTCTTATCCAGAGTGTTTTTTCCGGGGCAGAAGCTTCTGGGTACAACTGGCAGTGGAGCAGAGTCCCTCGTTACGTTTTTACCATCACCGACGGATCATTCCACATGGGGCCGTTGCTTACCGGTCTTTGCGTAACCCTTGAAATAGCATGTTATTCTATGGTGCTGGCTTTTGCTTTCGGGCTCATTTCGGTACTGTTCAGATCTTCCAAGTCAATCGTTGCCCGTTCTATTGCTCTTCTCTATGTTGAGCTAATCCGCAATACGCCGCTTATGCTTCAGGTGCTGATAATGTACTTTGTTATCGCGCCAGTATTGGAGATGGAACGTTTTCTTTCTGCCGTTCTTGCGCTTGCTCTTTTTGAAGGAGCGTACATCGCAGAAATTTTTCGTGCAGGCATCAATTCTGTTCCTAAAGGACAGTGGGAAGCTGCGGAAAGCGTTGGCTTAAGTCGTTTTCATATATACAGGCTTGTCGTGCTGCCGCAGGCTATTCGAGCCACATTGCCGCCATTAACCGGGCAGGCTGTCTCTTTGGTAAAGGACTCCGCACTGGTTTCGGTCATTGCAATCTACGATCTGACAATGCAAGGGCAGGCAATCATTTCTGAAACCTATCTTACTTTTGAGATTTGGTTTATAGTGGCACTAATTTATTTATTGATTACAGTAAGTTTGTCTTTTGTCGTACATTTTCTAGAAAAGAAATATTCGTATGAACTCTAG
- a CDS encoding transporter substrate-binding domain-containing protein, with translation MFRSMVKTVVALLLVVAFCIPASAQNVMSELNKESVISKVIERNKLRVGFSTFVPWAMKDKNGDFVGYEIDVMKELAKDLGVEIEFVPTTWSGIIPALLANKFDVIIGGMSVTTQRNLKVNFSDPYDYTGIAILGSLKKGGDIHTLEDVNKEGVIVVARIGSTPAAAAKKYFPKADVRLFEKETQCVQELMTGRATVMLASAPLPAFKAYEFPKKLFVPVKGTFTKEPIAFALRKGDPDTLNVLNNWVRIKHDSGWLKARKDYWFEGKQWESMLK, from the coding sequence GTGTTTAGATCTATGGTGAAAACAGTCGTTGCGTTACTGCTTGTTGTGGCATTTTGTATTCCTGCTTCTGCGCAGAATGTAATGTCCGAGCTGAACAAGGAAAGCGTAATTTCCAAAGTTATAGAACGGAATAAATTGCGCGTAGGATTTTCAACCTTTGTTCCTTGGGCAATGAAAGATAAGAACGGCGATTTTGTGGGATACGAAATTGACGTAATGAAAGAACTTGCAAAAGATCTTGGTGTTGAAATTGAATTTGTGCCAACCACCTGGTCTGGTATTATCCCTGCGCTGCTTGCAAATAAATTTGATGTAATTATCGGTGGTATGTCCGTAACTACTCAGCGTAATCTCAAGGTAAACTTCTCAGATCCGTATGACTACACCGGCATCGCCATTCTTGGATCTCTCAAAAAGGGCGGCGACATTCACACTCTTGAAGATGTGAACAAAGAAGGCGTAATTGTTGTAGCCCGTATCGGTTCAACACCTGCTGCTGCCGCAAAAAAATATTTCCCTAAAGCAGATGTGCGACTTTTTGAAAAAGAAACACAATGCGTGCAGGAACTCATGACAGGTCGAGCTACTGTAATGCTCGCCAGTGCTCCACTTCCTGCATTTAAAGCATATGAATTTCCGAAAAAGTTATTCGTGCCGGTAAAAGGAACATTTACGAAAGAGCCTATCGCTTTTGCTCTGCGTAAAGGTGATCCAGATACTTTGAACGTTCTCAACAACTGGGTTCGTATCAAGCATGATTCCGGTTGGCTTAAAGCCCGTAAAGACTACTGGTTTGAAGGCAAACAGTGGGAGTCCATGCTTAAGTAA
- a CDS encoding amino acid ABC transporter permease, which yields MQQKRYKPVLLDYILLALIGGSILYFCWQLENELQYEWSWETIPQFILRNKNGSWEPNFLLEGLFTTIRLSIWATLLASVVGVVMGLARVSQSHFARMLSRTYVEIVRNMPPIVLIFISYFFLSAQLTHYLALDSVVQDLPPWLHSVISVLFSKPSQFTQFVTGVITLGLYEGAYITEIVRGGVNSVQRGQWEASASLGFNRFDQLRLVVLPQALKVIVPPLAGQFISTIKDSAILSVISIQELTFQGLELMASTYLVFEIWITITMMYLVLTLGCSLLSRWVEHTLEWKN from the coding sequence ATGCAGCAAAAACGATATAAACCTGTTCTCCTCGACTACATCCTGCTGGCACTTATTGGTGGCAGCATTCTCTACTTCTGCTGGCAGTTGGAAAACGAGCTGCAATATGAATGGAGCTGGGAAACCATTCCGCAATTTATTTTACGAAATAAAAACGGATCATGGGAACCTAACTTTTTACTTGAAGGCCTTTTTACCACAATCCGTCTGAGCATCTGGGCAACCCTTCTGGCCTCAGTAGTGGGAGTGGTGATGGGGCTTGCGCGGGTAAGTCAGAGCCACTTTGCGCGAATGCTTTCCCGCACCTACGTGGAAATTGTACGAAATATGCCGCCAATTGTGCTGATCTTTATTTCGTATTTCTTTTTGTCTGCTCAACTTACCCATTATTTGGCGCTGGATTCAGTTGTTCAGGATCTTCCACCGTGGCTGCATTCAGTCATTTCGGTGCTGTTCAGTAAGCCGTCGCAGTTTACCCAGTTTGTTACAGGTGTAATAACTCTCGGCTTGTATGAAGGTGCCTACATTACAGAAATTGTTCGTGGCGGTGTAAACAGCGTACAGCGCGGACAGTGGGAAGCTTCAGCATCTTTAGGCTTTAATCGGTTTGATCAGCTTCGGCTCGTGGTATTGCCACAAGCGCTGAAAGTGATTGTCCCGCCGTTGGCAGGGCAGTTCATTTCAACGATTAAAGATTCAGCGATCTTGTCTGTAATTTCTATTCAGGAACTGACATTTCAGGGGCTGGAACTCATGGCGTCGACCTATCTGGTCTTTGAAATATGGATTACCATTACCATGATGTATCTAGTGTTGACTCTTGGCTGTTCATTGCTTTCCCGTTGGGTTGAGCATACTTTGGAGTGGAAGAATTAA
- a CDS encoding rhodanese-like domain-containing protein, whose product MQEHIDACPQLSEVLREMDIAFLVAGEYGITVEEASKFIDHDHFVFLDVRTNEEAKTLTFSFAQHIPLNELPDRLSEVPRDKFIITFCLSGFRASMAYTYLRTQGYDEIKALKGRLDQLAGAMTPERFYKLL is encoded by the coding sequence ATGCAAGAACACATCGATGCCTGTCCTCAACTCTCAGAAGTTTTGCGCGAAATGGACATAGCTTTTCTGGTTGCAGGCGAATACGGAATCACCGTTGAAGAAGCCAGTAAGTTTATTGACCATGATCATTTCGTTTTTCTAGATGTCAGAACAAACGAAGAAGCGAAAACACTGACGTTTTCATTCGCACAACATATTCCGTTGAACGAACTTCCGGATCGACTGAGCGAAGTGCCACGCGATAAATTCATTATCACCTTCTGCCTTTCTGGTTTCCGAGCCTCCATGGCATATACGTATCTTCGCACACAAGGGTATGATGAGATTAAGGCTCTTAAAGGTCGACTTGATCAACTGGCTGGAGCCATGACGCCGGAACGCTTCTACAAATTACTATAA
- a CDS encoding YihY/virulence factor BrkB family protein, with translation MVRSFSKKQMSPIIQFVTRGMWRVDLDTLPMVQQWGVIFCRRLSVIFNGFLLDNCMLRATALAYTTLLSIVPFLAVVFAISKGLGVQNSDTLRYILLNASAGNNKAVEFLLEYVNNTDVTTLGVIGVATLLFTVISLMGNIEAAFNTIWSVKHGRTMWRKFTDFFSMVLIAPVFLGVAVSLSVTMQHESVVQELLSIDAVNYVYILLLKLIPTVMIWCLLFFAYAFIPNLKVQKRSAFVGALIGVVLWKGVESIYLSYLVDVNKYNMIYGSFAQLPLFLIWIYISWLIVLFGVEVCYAIQYGSTEEDKMLAGKTSCYEKAILATAVMATLAKTYGENQGAVRVDSLSEKLKISQLLLEDVLGLLEEKGFVAKLDSENATYILARPATTTYVSDVVTAVAQYHPERVMQYAIQGHSDSVAIVETLYKQLASGNDCTLSEL, from the coding sequence ATGGTTCGTTCTTTTTCCAAGAAGCAGATGTCTCCGATAATCCAGTTTGTAACCAGAGGTATGTGGCGTGTGGATTTAGACACTCTGCCAATGGTTCAACAATGGGGAGTCATTTTTTGCAGGCGGCTTTCTGTTATCTTTAATGGTTTTCTATTAGATAACTGTATGCTGCGTGCAACTGCACTTGCGTATACAACATTACTTTCCATAGTGCCGTTTCTTGCTGTTGTGTTTGCCATCTCGAAAGGGCTGGGAGTTCAGAACAGTGATACGTTACGTTATATACTGTTAAATGCATCTGCCGGTAACAATAAGGCTGTGGAGTTTCTTCTGGAATATGTGAACAACACAGATGTTACCACGCTTGGTGTTATTGGTGTTGCGACATTACTTTTCACCGTGATTTCTTTGATGGGAAACATTGAGGCTGCGTTTAATACAATCTGGAGTGTTAAGCACGGCAGAACCATGTGGCGTAAATTTACAGATTTCTTTTCTATGGTTCTCATTGCCCCTGTTTTTCTTGGCGTCGCTGTCAGCCTTAGTGTGACAATGCAGCATGAATCAGTTGTTCAAGAACTTTTGAGTATTGATGCTGTGAATTATGTATATATTCTACTGTTAAAATTGATACCGACCGTGATGATCTGGTGCCTGCTCTTCTTCGCGTATGCGTTTATTCCTAATCTCAAGGTTCAGAAAAGAAGCGCATTTGTCGGTGCTTTGATAGGCGTTGTTTTGTGGAAAGGGGTAGAGAGTATCTATCTTTCCTACTTAGTAGACGTGAATAAATACAATATGATTTACGGCAGTTTTGCCCAGCTTCCACTGTTCCTTATCTGGATATACATCAGCTGGCTGATTGTGTTGTTCGGTGTAGAGGTTTGCTACGCTATTCAATATGGCTCAACAGAAGAAGATAAAATGCTGGCCGGTAAAACGAGCTGCTATGAGAAAGCTATTCTTGCTACTGCCGTCATGGCAACTTTGGCAAAAACATATGGAGAGAATCAGGGCGCTGTGCGAGTTGATTCGTTGAGTGAAAAGCTAAAAATTTCGCAGCTGCTATTGGAAGATGTGCTTGGTCTACTAGAAGAGAAAGGTTTTGTTGCAAAATTAGATTCCGAAAATGCTACATATATTTTGGCACGACCAGCAACAACAACTTATGTTTCTGACGTTGTAACTGCCGTGGCGCAGTATCATCCGGAGCGAGTGATGCAATATGCGATTCAAGGGCATTCAGATTCTGTCGCTATTGTGGAAACATTATATAAGCAACTTGCAAGCGGTAATGACTGTACTCTTTCTGAATTGTAG
- the rlmN gene encoding 23S rRNA (adenine(2503)-C(2))-methyltransferase RlmN, producing the protein MVNILDLSYEELEEFLVELGEKKFRTKQVWQWLWNKYVQSFDEMTNISKTVRARLHEAAYIRWPEVVTSQTSKDGTIKFLLKLHDGALVETVLIPGSKGRYSQCLSCQVGCAMACTFCSTGTMGFKRNMTQSEILGQILVARHSLNDVAERPILRNIVFMGMGEPLLNLETLLKSLNTMHSTLGLAFSPRRVTVSTCGIQKGLNELGESGLAFLAVSLHAPNQEVRAKIMPKAARWELNDLMHALKNYPLKTRERITYEYLLLGGVNDSVEDARELHKLISQTKSKLNLIVYNPAEGDPYKAPSEEAVLKFQKILWDKGVTAIIRQSKGADIKAACGQLVADQNKKDAEC; encoded by the coding sequence ATGGTTAATATTCTTGATCTCTCATATGAAGAACTTGAAGAGTTTCTCGTAGAACTCGGGGAAAAAAAATTCCGCACCAAGCAAGTTTGGCAATGGTTGTGGAATAAATACGTTCAATCTTTCGATGAGATGACCAATATCTCAAAAACTGTTCGCGCTCGCCTGCACGAAGCAGCATACATCCGCTGGCCGGAAGTTGTTACCTCCCAGACAAGCAAAGACGGTACGATCAAGTTTCTCCTTAAGCTGCATGACGGTGCTCTTGTGGAAACCGTACTTATTCCCGGCTCCAAGGGAAGATACTCCCAGTGTCTTTCCTGTCAGGTTGGGTGTGCAATGGCCTGTACCTTCTGTTCTACCGGTACAATGGGCTTTAAACGCAACATGACCCAGAGCGAAATCCTCGGTCAGATTCTCGTTGCGCGCCATTCCCTTAACGACGTTGCTGAACGACCAATCCTTCGCAACATCGTATTCATGGGCATGGGCGAACCGCTCCTTAACCTTGAGACTCTGCTCAAGTCGCTTAACACCATGCACAGCACTCTCGGCCTTGCTTTTTCTCCACGCCGCGTAACTGTCTCTACCTGTGGCATTCAGAAGGGACTCAACGAACTCGGCGAATCCGGCCTTGCTTTCCTCGCAGTGTCTCTGCACGCTCCGAATCAGGAAGTACGCGCTAAAATTATGCCGAAAGCAGCACGCTGGGAACTTAACGACTTGATGCATGCACTTAAAAATTACCCGCTCAAAACCCGTGAGCGCATTACATATGAATATCTTCTGCTTGGCGGCGTAAACGATTCTGTCGAAGACGCACGAGAGTTGCATAAGCTTATTTCTCAGACCAAATCGAAGCTTAACCTTATCGTCTACAATCCGGCAGAAGGCGATCCATACAAAGCTCCGTCTGAAGAGGCTGTTCTCAAGTTCCAGAAAATTCTCTGGGACAAAGGCGTAACCGCCATTATCCGCCAATCAAAAGGTGCGGATATTAAAGCAGCATGTGGACAGCTTGTTGCTGACCAGAACAAAAAAGACGCTGAATGTTAA
- a CDS encoding iron-containing alcohol dehydrogenase: protein MDAFTYSAPTQVIFGQDAVDLIGWHIVKEASSVLLVMGGGSARNNGAYEAATRSLQEAGVDWTEFWGIKPNPSLEQVEAGINIARKASVGAVLGIGGGSVIDAAKAIAAGFYLDDYWERVESRKTVERSLPVYTVVTLSGTGSEMNGKAVITNEQLQKKWSLGGHCMIPKVTAIDPLYQVQTPWNLTAGSGIDAMTHVMENYFRGRIADKRTGYFNEETTLNICEGLLISLINSLHSLRHDPSNYEARANLAWASCLSLNGLTGCGLSGGDWTSHALEHALSGRFPHIPHGEGLAVIFPSWMQQVCAKAPDIFNRFASTVWGQETIQGGIDATRAAFSAWGAPSRLSAWGVTEEDVPYLVESAFEYRALGHVAPLNREDVAEIFMRVL, encoded by the coding sequence ATGGATGCTTTTACTTATAGTGCCCCTACTCAGGTAATTTTTGGTCAAGACGCTGTCGATCTCATCGGCTGGCATATTGTTAAAGAAGCGTCTTCGGTCCTTCTTGTTATGGGTGGCGGCTCAGCACGTAACAACGGTGCTTATGAAGCAGCGACCCGTTCGTTACAGGAAGCAGGCGTGGATTGGACAGAATTTTGGGGAATTAAACCCAACCCTTCACTTGAGCAAGTTGAAGCAGGCATAAACATTGCCCGTAAGGCTAGTGTAGGTGCAGTTCTCGGCATTGGTGGCGGCAGTGTTATTGATGCTGCAAAAGCCATTGCAGCAGGCTTCTACCTCGACGACTACTGGGAGCGCGTTGAATCTCGCAAAACCGTAGAGCGCTCTTTACCTGTCTACACAGTTGTTACACTGTCCGGCACCGGTTCAGAAATGAACGGGAAGGCCGTTATCACCAACGAGCAGTTACAAAAAAAATGGAGCCTCGGCGGACATTGCATGATTCCTAAAGTCACTGCAATCGACCCCCTCTATCAGGTACAGACTCCGTGGAATCTCACAGCTGGTAGCGGCATTGATGCAATGACTCACGTTATGGAAAACTATTTCCGCGGACGCATTGCAGACAAGCGCACCGGTTACTTCAACGAAGAAACAACCCTGAACATTTGTGAAGGGCTGCTCATTTCTCTTATCAACTCCCTGCATTCTCTGCGGCACGATCCTTCAAACTACGAAGCACGCGCCAACCTTGCATGGGCTTCCTGCTTAAGCCTTAACGGCCTTACCGGTTGTGGCCTATCCGGCGGAGACTGGACCTCTCATGCGCTTGAGCATGCTCTTAGCGGACGCTTCCCGCATATCCCGCACGGAGAAGGACTTGCCGTCATTTTCCCTTCATGGATGCAACAAGTTTGCGCAAAGGCTCCGGACATTTTCAACCGCTTTGCATCAACCGTATGGGGACAGGAAACAATTCAAGGCGGCATTGATGCCACCCGTGCAGCATTTTCCGCATGGGGTGCACCATCACGCCTTTCTGCGTGGGGCGTAACCGAAGAAGACGTACCGTACCTTGTTGAAAGTGCATTTGAGTACCGTGCTCTTGGACATGTCGCTCCGTTGAACAGAGAAGACGTTGCTGAAATCTTTATGCGTGTGTTGTAG
- a CDS encoding ATP-binding cassette domain-containing protein — MSLYQLSNIVQIYGGRTVLSIDSLTLEAGTITGIIGPNGGGKSTLMRMLAFLESPHGGTILYKGAKASIADTSLRREVTLLTQQPYLLKRTVQENIEYGLHVRGITNISGIAASALEEVGLLPDTFLTRNWFELSGGEAQRVALAARLAVKPRVLLMDEPTSSLDEESTERIRNAAVRAKTEHKTSLVIVSHDREWLASVSDSTVLIRNGKIEYTHSG, encoded by the coding sequence ATGTCGCTTTATCAGCTTTCAAACATCGTCCAAATTTACGGCGGCAGAACTGTTCTCTCTATTGATTCCCTGACACTGGAAGCAGGAACAATTACAGGTATAATCGGTCCCAACGGCGGCGGTAAGTCAACTCTTATGCGCATGCTTGCTTTTCTGGAATCTCCACATGGCGGAACAATTCTGTACAAAGGTGCCAAAGCATCTATCGCAGACACATCGCTCAGGCGCGAAGTAACTTTACTCACTCAACAGCCATATCTTCTTAAACGAACCGTACAAGAGAATATTGAGTACGGCCTACATGTGCGCGGCATAACCAATATTTCCGGCATTGCTGCTTCTGCACTTGAAGAAGTCGGCCTTTTACCGGATACATTTCTTACCCGTAACTGGTTTGAACTTTCCGGTGGAGAAGCACAACGCGTTGCACTTGCTGCCCGTCTTGCGGTAAAGCCGAGAGTACTTTTGATGGACGAACCTACATCTTCTCTAGACGAAGAATCCACTGAGCGAATTCGAAATGCAGCAGTACGTGCAAAAACAGAACATAAAACAAGCCTCGTTATTGTTTCACATGACAGAGAATGGCTCGCTTCTGTATCTGACAGCACTGTACTTATCCGTAATGGAAAAATAGAGTACACGCATTCAGGATAG
- a CDS encoding ABC transporter permease, with protein sequence MGFIYEGLLKAFQLLFDGNPETWSAVYITICVSSLSIFFTILIGAPLGFVLGYCRFRGRDTLRMITDTLLSFPTVVIGLLVYSLVSRQGPLGDLDLLFTLSGIAIGQVMLGMPIVVAMVANAVENADSGMKETLLTLGADKFQVLRATLWETRYHLMLAGVAAYGRIVSEIGISMMVGGNIKWHTRTITTAIALETGKGEFAMGIALGVVLLIIAFGVNFSVAKLKRRAGQ encoded by the coding sequence ATGGGTTTCATATATGAAGGTCTGCTAAAGGCTTTTCAACTTCTTTTCGACGGCAATCCGGAAACTTGGTCTGCCGTTTATATAACGATCTGCGTTTCATCACTTTCGATTTTTTTCACAATTCTGATCGGTGCGCCGCTTGGTTTTGTGCTCGGGTATTGTCGTTTTAGAGGACGTGACACCCTACGGATGATTACCGATACCCTACTCTCCTTCCCCACCGTTGTTATTGGCCTGCTCGTGTACTCCCTAGTTTCACGACAAGGACCACTCGGTGACTTGGATCTACTTTTTACCCTTTCCGGTATTGCTATCGGTCAGGTCATGCTCGGTATGCCTATCGTTGTTGCAATGGTGGCAAATGCAGTGGAAAACGCAGATTCCGGCATGAAAGAAACCCTGCTCACACTCGGTGCGGACAAGTTCCAAGTACTTCGCGCGACACTTTGGGAAACACGCTATCATCTCATGCTTGCCGGTGTTGCAGCCTACGGGCGCATAGTCTCTGAAATTGGTATTTCTATGATGGTCGGCGGGAACATTAAATGGCACACACGCACCATCACCACCGCGATTGCTTTAGAAACAGGCAAAGGCGAGTTCGCCATGGGCATTGCTCTTGGTGTGGTTCTGCTCATCATAGCTTTCGGTGTGAACTTCAGTGTCGCAAAACTCAAACGCCGCGCGGGGCAATAG
- a CDS encoding substrate-binding domain-containing protein has product MKKFAALLLALALLVPAMAQAQEKVLMMATTTSTDNTGLLDELMPEFTKDSGIDIRWTAIGTGKALAMGRNCDVDVLLVHAPGAEKKFVKDGHGVDRTQLMYNDFVIVGPAADPAHVKGMPIEKALKAIAAAKAPFASRGDNSGTNKKEISLWKAAGMAVPDKADWYMQLGQGMLKTLNVAAQKGAYTMTDRGTWIKYMDVNKGKTSLKIVVEGDKVLFNQYSAIAINPAVCPKAKVELANEFIAWMASPKAQKAIGEFRLLGKQLFTPNAGK; this is encoded by the coding sequence ATGAAAAAATTTGCTGCCTTACTTCTCGCATTGGCTCTGCTCGTACCAGCAATGGCGCAGGCACAGGAAAAAGTACTTATGATGGCTACCACCACCAGTACTGACAACACCGGCCTTCTTGATGAGCTCATGCCAGAATTCACTAAAGATTCCGGCATTGATATTCGCTGGACTGCCATCGGCACAGGCAAAGCACTTGCCATGGGCCGTAACTGCGACGTTGACGTACTGCTTGTACACGCTCCGGGTGCAGAAAAAAAATTCGTTAAAGATGGCCACGGCGTTGACCGTACCCAGCTTATGTACAACGACTTTGTTATTGTAGGCCCTGCTGCTGACCCTGCACATGTTAAAGGCATGCCTATTGAAAAAGCACTGAAAGCTATTGCTGCTGCAAAAGCTCCTTTCGCTTCCCGTGGTGACAACTCCGGCACCAACAAAAAAGAAATTTCTCTCTGGAAAGCAGCCGGTATGGCAGTTCCAGATAAAGCAGACTGGTACATGCAGCTTGGTCAGGGTATGCTCAAAACTCTGAACGTAGCAGCACAGAAAGGTGCTTACACCATGACTGACCGTGGTACATGGATCAAGTACATGGATGTTAACAAAGGCAAGACATCGTTGAAAATCGTTGTAGAAGGCGATAAAGTACTTTTCAACCAGTACAGTGCTATTGCTATCAACCCTGCTGTTTGCCCTAAAGCAAAAGTAGAACTTGCTAACGAATTCATCGCATGGATGGCTTCCCCTAAAGCACAGAAAGCAATCGGCGAATTCCGTCTGCTCGGCAAACAGCTCTTTACACCTAACGCAGGTAAGTAA